From Ipomoea triloba cultivar NCNSP0323 chromosome 5, ASM357664v1, the proteins below share one genomic window:
- the LOC116019595 gene encoding LOB domain-containing protein 24-like: MSSSSNRQCAACKQLRRRCTSNCIFLPYFPPTDPQRFSFVHRIFGASNVAKMLQKVEEHERGDVAESLYYEAHCRIQDPVYGCVGIITLLHEQIYDFQCQLAKVEAEIQVVKAQQLGSKNAWVK; encoded by the exons ATGAGCTCAAGTAGTAACCGCCAATGTGCAGCTTGCAAGCAGTTGAGAAGGAGGTGTACCTCCAATTGCATATTTTTGCCATATTTTCCTCCCACGGATCCTCAAAGATTTTCTTTCGTTCATAGAATCTTTGGTGCTAGCAACGTTGCCAAGATGCTCcag AAAGTGGAAGAGCATGAGCGAGGTGATGTTGCAGAATCCTTGTACTACGAGGCGCATTGTCGGATTCAAGATCCGGTTTATGGTTGTGTTGGAATAATCACCCTTTTACATGAACAAATTTATGATTTTCAATGCCAATTGGCCAAGGTTGAAGCTGAGATTCAAGTTGTGAAAGCACAACAACTAG GGTCTAAGAATGCTTGGGTGAAATGA
- the LOC116019594 gene encoding LOB domain-containing protein 24-like — protein sequence MSSSSNRRCAACKQLRRRCPSDCIFLPYFPPNDPQRFSYVHRIFGASNVAKMLQKVEEHERGDVAESLYYEAHCRIQDPVYGCVGIITILHEQIYEFQCQLVKVEAEIQAVKARLGHLQPQFP from the exons ATGAGCTCAAGTAGTAACCGTCGATGTGCAGCTTGCAAGCAACTGAGAAGGAGGTGTCCCTCAGATTGCATATTTTTGCCATATTTTCCTCCTAATGATCCTCAAAGATTTTCTTATGTTCATAGAATCTTTGGTGCTAGCAATGTTGCCAAGATGctccag AAAGTAGAAGAGCATGAGCGAGGTGATGTTGCAGAATCCCTGTATTACGAGGCACATTGTCGAATTCAAGATCCGGTTTATGGTTGTGTTGGAATAATCACCATTTTACATGAACAAATTTATGAATTTCAATGCCAATTGGTCAAGGTTGAAGCTGAGATTCAAGCTGTGAAAGCACGACTAGGTCACTTGCAACCTCAATTCCCatga